In Drosophila pseudoobscura strain MV-25-SWS-2005 chromosome 4, UCI_Dpse_MV25, whole genome shotgun sequence, the following proteins share a genomic window:
- the Piezo gene encoding piezo-type mechanosensitive ion channel component isoform X12 yields the protein MAFSYACMVLQRVVVPAVLVLASLMRPVGISFVYLLMFFMSPFVPLATRRNFKGSVTAFFIILLSLSTLVLLGHIALQIVAVSTALPIYNCSFSERLLRHIGFVSFIDLKPLAIIEWLAPEVLVFATSLGSYLTVKRLAVQPITAEQLENGELIEAQSADHAQSTQPPCPTDANGGDVQQATATTPLQQQQQQLRKRVSMISQHIHFEGLIKISPLFCLATLFFAAALRPSVPGGFYFLIFLLAGTYWATCRTLQRGFALLLRCVMVVLVLHSLSIVSYQTPWMQGHLNHTSLTARLIGLEPLIESYCSPDIRVLLYNNTLYLDSYLNPFALFFAYFALALTTKHLIKPRLEAKPATAFGQQLDCNSSSLNNTGNKASRQLTLRTSQASRGSSRKDSSGPGAGSSTATTSTANRTQRLSVSLRRDQRAALNEPTETTPLVRQSTRKGRTAQPLESGSSVAMGGTQRGNEIPLDSLEQRSEQENTTTSILDQISYGFVSVGGFIYQNSYIFTNILMMAWSIVYHSWLTFVLLLWANVLWMIPNQRKAMMRSSPFIVLYAEVLLVAQYIYGMDLNNNELPTKVTTAGINLQQIGFERPIENHMRPCVPLIVKTAFVLMFWVTSRQFFKEKRDRRRDTMADIIAPLQITVGSAGSSYLINDGKKTSKFLKKAGDVIKNLLVRLWIWLLVLVIFLCAITGENMTGFRICYMALFLFFLLVFQSSSKAWVKIMYGFWLFLIFYAMSILILIYTYQFDKFDTYWNDYLNVSKTLQNDIGLKRYQTKDLFLHLVSPTIIVILTVIQVHYFHKRFIASLQQQPAAAGAAGAGGSAQQKPTETTALEAAPSKRRGSAGSLRRSQGPSGEAAPGGATTDFETSVRDLVRISFRKIKNKSEYIFKNFKDVFWRFLELHIMKAVYITAFVCSVSEVCVLHIVFVGFCVLGATSRKAIQVIISRVISFIVTIIVLSKMIYQIEYLSHTQYTVFCSDNRTANNAEWVGLTKAEKMEGGLMSLLRTYIIYMVTVTMHAVITLRQLQMRVKIGAVNAPPTKLLFPNIIRADAEKDLVGLVKYLLNYAFYKFGIEISLIALVSTITYRQDIVAVVYALWLVVLLLLRRSQCAKIWGVFQAFFAISILTQYIVLVGLPPSSCLVYPWDEGAFGESIQRWTMLPGALHFNHVPKLIFDFIVLVILNRQKSIFCIEQRYASNDDYPGGSNRSVISDIAQLGRTPFDNPTHDFCSYIRNYSDILKNGVLCGFYWFTLAVVFLAGTNIADLLALGYLIGAFVFLWQGSDFYLRPINTIISRWKWLLAFNVANILIKTSFQMAGCLFMTPLTTHCCWLVHMLGITCTSNVLKEQLMLTEETDLILAPGECPKITHQVVLLWDTICFAFIIFQLRIFKSHYFCHIITDTKANNILASRGADIIEGLRQNQIAHRHGHEKQVLLKIKRKMERIRATQQKMLRPLDKQTHFDEHGYPLPAPTVRRRKEIKLHPHATRAGDYYMFEEMDDKFELDLIHDEIDFLEEENMTESEMKMQRRKTLYDKSKDAPGADFPSTSKGISKERDEAGTEVPAAPTRDVADLPVIPPPPTSLGREATYKETSESKSKMEVDSGEVTAKDSDEDFDTNPIIRLLEGFLVTLTIRLNRFSRNYRYVNRILAGEKKTLKESSSLNRLGLSSAAAMFHFLKSNLERKQSINSSPPAKGTMLSRKSDCGLPEIRIKAPSIERGAHYYNHHSAGGGGGGGSGSLSKHWSYEQVDSAGDFNLEEENFAQRDHHIIVEVLISSWYALLANTDLICYIVVFINQVVNASLISLPLPIMVFLWGTLSLPRPTKTFWVTLIAYTQAIVLIKCIFQFKLIWANYHNLPNQPLTAAKIFGVEMKTHYAVYDLMLLLVLFLHRYLLKSQGLWKSGYKDTDQQFAKPTASIDDRDDSDNLSQPDSRQLNDDAAQKLSLQVSQASLPGSPEYSKSGINQLERTKYTSSLHKFFFSLVHKSRLATDVYALMFLCDFINFFVLLFGFTAFGTQQTESDEGVQTYLAENKVPIPFLIMLLVQFLLIVIDRALYLRKALVNKIIFHFFSVIGIHIWMFFVVPAVTERTFNSLAPPIIFYVIKCFYMLLSSYQIKSGYPKRILGNFFTKGFSMVNMIAFKVYMQIPFLYELRTILDWVCIDSTMTIFDWLKMEDIFSNIYLIRCTRQSETDFPAMRAQKKASISKLIMGGTIVLLIVICIWGPLCLFALGNAVGTSNVPFQVSLSIRIGPYDPIYTTNNYDSIFEIDPTMYSQMTNAYIKDKQALTFITGYDATDVAAVKLAGNSPSLWNIAPPDRQRLLNDLRNNHTLKARFSYTLTRKAPAKGLKEIVGDEHAISLDETFEGRAALINMLNETHDLEPTGNDTSTNGTSSFEEVVVLPAMIPKFIKVLNSGDAAVVTVLSPKNEEYRPLVIKMHRDKETNGLWWEIRDFCNDTFYNTTLKEFAYSNCTSGIVMYTFNDKKFPSTFSFLTAGGIIGLYTTFVLLASRFMKSFIGGQNRKIMFEDLPYVDRVLQLCLDIYLVREALEFALEEDLFAKLLFLYRSPETLIKWTRPKEEYVDDDADTDSMSVRRSEQLQQHQQHQQQQ from the exons ATGGCCTTCAGCTATGCGTGCATGGTGCTGCAGCGCGTCGTCGTTCCGGCGGTGCTGGTTCTGG CTTCGCTGATGCGACCGGTGGGCATATCATTTGTGTACCTTCTCATGTTCTTCATGTCACCGTTTGTGCCCCTGGCCACGCGACGCAACTTCAAGGGATCAGTCACCGCCTTCTTCATCATTCTGCTGTCGCTGAGCACTCTAGTCCTGCTGGGGCACATCGCCCTCCAGATAGTGGCCGTCAGCACAGCGCTGCCCATCTACAACTGCTCCTTCAGCGAGCGCCTGCTTAGGCACATAGGCTTCGTGAGCTTCATCGATCTGAA GCCCCTGGCCATCATTGAGTGGCTGGCCCCGGAGGTCCTGGTGTTTGCCACCTCCCTTGGCTCCTACCTCACCGTGAAGCGACTGGCCGTACAGCCCATCACCGCCGAGCAGCTGGAGAACGGCGAGCTGATCGAGGCCCAGTCCGCGGACCACGCTCAGTCGACCcagcccccctgccccacagATGCCAATGGCGGAGATGTGCAACAGGCCACGGCAACGAcgccactgcagcagcagcagcagcagctgcggaaGCGGGTCTCCATGATCAGTCAGCATATCCACTTCGAGGGATTGATCAAGATCT CGCCTCTCTTCTGCCTTGCCACGCTGTTCTTTGCGGCCGCGCTGCGTCCCTCGGTGCCGGGTGGATTCTATTTTCTCATCTTCCTGCTGGCCGGCACTTACTGGGCAACCTGCCGGACGCTGCAACG TGGCTTCGCCTTGCTGTTGCGCTGCGTAATGGTCGTCCTTGTGCTCCACTCGCTGTCCATTGTGTCCTACCAGACGCCCTGGATGCAGGGCCACCTCAATCACACCAGTCTGACGGCGCG TCTGATTGGTCTGGAGCCGCTCATTGAATCCTACTGCTCGCCGGATATACGGGTCCTCCTGTACAATAATACCCTCTACCTGGACTCGTACCTGAACCCGTTTGCCCTGTTCTTTGCCTACTTCGCTTTGGCTCTGACCACCAAGCATCTGATCAAGCCCAGG CTGGAGGCAAAGCCTGCCACCGCCTTTGGGCAGCAGCTtgactgcaacagcagcagcctcaacAACACCGGCAACAAAGCAAGCCGCCAGCTGACGCTCCGCACCTCACAGGCCTCGCGGGGCAGCAGTCGCAAGGACAGCTCGGGTCCCGGCGCAGGATCCAGCAccgccaccacctccaccGCAAATCGAACACAGCGTCTGAGT GTTTCTCTGCGCCGTGATCAGCGCGCAGCGTTGAATGAACCGACTGAGACGACGCCT CTGGTGCGTCAGAGTACTCGGAAGGGGCGCACAGCCCAGCCCCTGGAGAGCGGATCTTCGGTGGCAATGGGCGGCACTCAACGCGGCAATGAAATACCGCTGGATTCGCTGGAGCAGCGATCGGAGCAGGAGAACACGACCACCTCGATACTGGATCAGATATCGTATGGCTTTGTCAGTGTGGGTGGCTTTATCTACCAGAACAGCTATATATTCACCAATATTCTAATGATG GCCTGGTCCATAGTATACCACAGTTGGCTGACGTTCGTCCTCCTGCTGTGGGCCAATGTGCTGTGGATGATCCCCAACCAGCGGAAGGCGATGATGCGGTCCAGTCCGTTCATCGTGCTCTACGCggaggtgctgctggtggcccAGTACATATACGGCATGGACCTGAACAACAACGAGCTTCCCACGAAGGTCACC ACGGCGGGCATCAATCTGCAGCAGATTGGGTTCGAGCGGCCCATCGAGAACCACATGCGTCCATGTGTGCCGCTGATCGTGAAGACAGCCTTCGTCCTGATGTTCTGGGTGACGTCGCGGCAGTTCTTCAAGGAGAAGCGCGACCGCCGAAGGGACACCATGGCGGACATCATTGCTCCGCTGCAGATCACCGTGGGCTCGGCGGGGTCCAGCTACCTCATCAACGACGGCAAGAAGACCTCAAAGTTCCTAAAGAAGGCCGGCGATGTGATCAAAAACCTGCTGGTGCGCCTGTGGATCTggctgctggtgttggtgaTCTTCCTGTGCGCGATAACCGGAGAGAATATGACGGGCTTCCGCATCTGCTACATGGCCCTGTTCCTGTTCTTCTTGCTAGTCTTTCAGTCCTCGTCCAAGGCCTGGGTGAAGATCATGTACGGCTTCTGGCTGTTCCTTATTTTCTACGCCATGTCCATACTGATTCTGATCTACACATATCAATTCGACAAGTTCGATACATACTGGAACGACTATCTTAATGTGTCCAAGACGCT ACAAAACGACATTGGCCTGAAGCGCTACCAAACGAAGGATCTTTTCCTGCACCTTGTCTCGCCCACGATCATTGTGATCCTGACTGTGATCCAAGTGCATTACTTCCACAAGCGCTTCATTGCCtcgctgcaacagcagccagcagctgctggtgctgccggAGCTGGCGGCTCTGCACAGCAGAAACCCACCGAGACAACGGCCCTGGAAGCGGCGCCCTCAAAGCGTCGTGGCAGTGCCGGCTCCCTGCGGCGCTCCCAGGGTCCCTCAGGCGAGGCGGCGCCCGGCGGCGCCACCACTGACTTTGAGACCTCTGTGCGGGATCTGGTGCGGATTTCCTTCCGCAAGATCAAGAACAAGTCAGAGTACATCTTCAAGAACTTCAAGGACGTCTTCTGGCGCTTCCTGGAGCTGCACATCATGAAGGCCGTCTACATCACCGCCTTTGTGTGCAGCGTGAGCGAGGTCTGCGTCCTGCACATTGTCTTTGTGGGCTTCTGTGTGCTGGGTGCCACCTCACGGAAGGCCATCCAAGTGATAATCAGCCGCGTGATATCGTTTATTGTCACCATTATCGTCCTGTCTAAGATGATCTATCAGATTGAGTACCTGAGCCACACCCAATACACCGTCTTCTGC TCCGACAACCGCACGGCCAACAACGCCGAGTGGGTGGGCCTCACGAAGGCTGAGAAGATGGAGGGTGGTTTGATGAGTCTGCTGCGCACGTACATCATCTACATGGTCACTGTGACCATGCACGCCGTGATCACGTTGCGCCAGCTGCAGATGAGAGTGAAGATTGGAGCCGTGAATGCCCCGCCCACCAAGCTGCTGTTCCCCAATATCATCCGCGCCGATGCTGAGAAGGATCTAGTGGGTTTGGTCAAGTACCTCCTGAACTATGCCTTCTACAAGTTTGGCATCGAGATTTCGCTGATTGCCCTGGTCTCCACCATCACGTACCGCCAGGACATTGTGGCCGTGGTCTATGCGCTCTGGCTGGTCGTCCTCTTGCTACTAAGGCGGTCGCAGTGCGCCAAGATCTGGGGAGTTTTCCAGGCCTTCTTTGCCATCTCGATATTGACGCAATATATCGTCTTAGTGGGACTGCCGCCAAGCTCATGTCTGG TTTATCCCTGGGACGAGGGCGCCTTTGGGGAGAGCATCCAGCGCTGGACGATGCTGCCCGGGGCCCTGCACTTCAACCATGTGCCTAAGCTGATCTTCGACTTCATCGTCCTGGTCATCCTGAACCGTCAGAAGAGCATCTTCTGCATCGAGCAGCGCTATGCCAGCAACGACGACTATCCCGGAGGCAGCAATCGCAGCGTCATCTCGGACATTGCCCAGCTGGGGAGGACGCCCTTCGACAATCCCACCCACGACTTCTGCTCGTACATTCGCAACTACTCGGACATCCTGAAGAACGGGGTGCTGTGCGGCTTCTACTGGTTCACCCTGGCCGTGGTGTTCTTGGCCGGGACCAACATTGCTGATCTGCTGGCCCTGGGCTACCTCATTGGGGCGTTCGTCTTCCTCTGGCAGGGCTCCGACTTCTATCTGCGGCCGATCAACACCATCATCAGTCGCTGGAAGTGGCTGCTGGCCTTCAACGTGGCCAACATCCTCATCAAGACGAGCTTCCAAATGGCCGGCTGCTTGTTCATGACGCCCCTGACCAcccactgctgctggctggtgcACATGCTAGGCATCACCTGCACGAGCAACGTGCTCAAGGAGCAACTGATGCTGACCGAAGAGACGGACCTTATATTGGCGCCCGGTGAATGCCCCAAGATCACGCATCAGGTGGTCCTGCTGTGGGACACGATCTGCTTTGCTTTCATCATCTTCCAGCTGCGCATCTTTAAGTCTCACTACTTCTGCCACATCATCACGGACACGAAGGCCAACAATATTCTGGCCTCCAG AGGAGCTGATATCATTGAGGGATTGCGCCAGAACCAGATTGCCCATCGCCACGGCCATGAGAAGCAGGTCCTGCTCAAGATCAAGCGGAAGATGGAGCGGATTCGGGCCACGCAGCAGAAGATGCTGCGACCCCTGGACAAGCAGACACATTTTGATG AACATGGTTATCCACTTCCTGCACCAACAGTACGCAGAAGGAAGGAAATCAAATTACATCCACATG CTACCCGGGCTGGCGACTACTACATGTTCGAGGAGATGGATGACAAGTTCGAGCTGGACCTGATACACGACGAGATTGACTTTCTGGAGGAGGAGAACATGACCGAGAGCGAGATGAAGATGCAGCGCCGCAAGACCCTCTATGAT AAATCCAAGGATGCTCCCGGTGCCGACTTTCCCTCCACCAGCAAGGGCATATCGAAGGAGCGGGATGAAGCAGGCACGGAAGTTCCAGCGGCTCCCACCCGCGATGTGGCTGATCTACCAGTGATTCCACCGCCCCCGACCAGCTTGGGACGTGAGGCCACCTACAAGGAGACTTCGGAAAGCAAATCTAAGATGGAAGTCGACAGCGGCGAGGTAACGGCCAAGGACTCAGATGAGGACTTCGACACGAATCCCATCATCAGGCTGCTCGAGGGCTTCTTGGTCACCCTGACCATAAGACTGAACCGCTTCTCGCGCAACTACCGCTACGTCAATCGCATCTTGGCTGGCGAGAAGAAGACTCTGAAG GAATCGAGCTCCCTGAATCGTCTGGGCCTGTCGAGTGCTGCTGCCATGTTCCACTTCCTCAAGTCCAACCTCGAGAG AAAACAATCGATCAATTCATCGCCGCCAGCCAAGGG CACGATGCTCAGTCGCAAATCGGACTGTGGCCTGCCCGAGATCCGCATTAAAGCGCCTTCCATCGAGCGCGGCGCACACTATTATAATCACCATAGtgccggcggtggcggtggcggtggctcgGGATCGCTGAGCAAGCACTGGTCCTACGAGCAGGTGGACAG CGCCGGAGACTTCAACTTGGAGGAGGAGAACTTTGCCCAGCGGGATCATCACATTATAGTGGAGGTGCTGATCTCCTCGTGGTATGCCTTGCTTGCCAACACAGATCTGATTTGCTACATAGTAGTGTTCATCAATCAG GTCGTCAATGCCAGTCTCATCTCGTTGCCGCTGCCCATAATGGTCTTTCTCTGGGGCACCCTGTCACTGCCGCGTCCAACGAAAACCTTCTGGGTCACCCTAATTGCCTACACCCAGGCCATCGTTCTGATCAAGTGTATCTTCCAGTTCAAGCTTATCTGGGCGAACTATCACAACCTGCCCAACCAGCCCTTGACGGCCGCCAAGATCTTTGGTGTGGAGATGAAGACCCACTATGCAGTATACGACTTGATGCTGTTGCTAGTGCTCTTCTTGCACCGCTATCTGCTCAAGTCGCAAGGTCTGTGGAAGTCAGGCTACAAGGACACAGATCAGCAGTTTGCCAAACCCACCGCCAGCAT CGATGACCGAGATGACAGCGACAACCTATCTCAACCCGACTCTCGCCAGCTAAACGATGATGCGGCCCAGAAGTTGAGCCTGCAAGTGAGCCAGGCATCGTTGCCGGGCTCCCCGGAGTACAGCAAGTCGGGCATCAATCAGCTAGA ACGAACCAAGTACACCTCCTCGCTGCACAAGTTCTTCTTTAGTCTGGTGCATAAATCCCGACTGGCCACAGACGTGTATGCCCTGATGTTCCTGTGCGATTTTATAAACTTTTTTGTGCTGCTCTTTGGCTTCACAGCATTTGGA ACCCAGCAAACAGAAAGCGATGAAGGCGTGCAAACATATCTGGCGGAGAATAAAGTGCCCATACCTTTCCTAATCATGCTGCTGGTCCAGTTCTTGCTCATTGTCATCGATCGGGCGCTGTATCTGCGCAAGGCCCTGGTGAACAagataattttccatttcttcTCGGTGATCGGCATACATATCTGGATGTTCTTCGTGGTGCCGGCGGTGACGGAGCGTACCTTCAACTCGCTGGCGCCACCGATCATCTTCTATGTGATCAAGTGCTTTTACATGCTGCTGAGCTCCTATCAAATCAAGTCGGGCTATCCCAAGCGCATTCTCGGCAACTTTTTCACCAAGGGCTTCTCGATGGTCAACATGATCGCATTTAAGGTATACATGCAGATCCCGTTCCTGTACGAGCTGCGCACCATCCTCGACTGGGTCTGCATCGACAGCACCATGACCATCTTCGACTGGCTCAAGATGGAGGATATCTTCTCTAACATATATCTCATACGATGCACCAGGCAGTCGGAAACCGACTTCCCAGCCATGCGCGCCCAGAAAAAGGCTTCCATCTCGAAGCTGATTATGGGCGGCACTATTGTCCTGCTGATTGTCATATGCATCTGGGGTCCGTTATGTCTGTTTGCCTTAGGCAATGCTGTGGGCACCTCCAATGTGCCCTTCCAGGTGTCGCTCTCCATCCGAATTGGACCCTACGACCCCATTTATACCACCAACAACTACGATAGCATTTTCGAAATTGATCCCACGATGTACTCGCAAATGACTAATGCTTATATCAAGGATAAACAGGCTCTGACCTTTATCACTGGCTACGATGCCACGGATGTAGCGGCGGTCAAGCTGGCTGGGAACTCGCCCTCCCTGTGGAATATAGCACCGCCAGATAGGCAGCGTTTGCTGAATGATTTGAGAAATA ATCATACGTTAAAGGCCCGCTTCTCCTACACCCTTACACGGAAGGCTCCGGCCAAGGGTCTGAAAGAAATTGTGGGCGATGAGCATGCCATCTCCCTCGACGAGACATTTGAAGGACGTGCAGCTCTCATCAATATGCTTAACGAAACCCACGACTTAGAGCCAACGGGTAATGACACCAGTACCAATGGAACCTCTAGCTTTGAAGAAGTAGTAGTGCTGCCTGCCATGATACCAAAATTCATCAAGGTGCTCAACTCGGGCGATGCCGCTGTGGTCACTGTGCTGAGTCCCAAGAACGAGGAATACCGTCCTCTGGTCATCAAAATGCATCGAGACAAGGAGACAAACGGTCTGTGGTGGGAAATACGAGACTTCTGCAATGACACCTTCTACAATACCACTCTGAAGGAGTTTGCCTACAGCAACTGCACTTCCGGTATTGTGATGTATACCTTCAACGACAAGAAGTTCCCATCGACATTCAGCTTCCTCACAGCTGGCGG CATAATTGGGCTGTACACCACATTCGTGTTATTGGCCTCGCGCTTCATGAAGTCCTTCATTGGGGGACAAAATCGAAAGATTATGTTCGAGGATCTACCCTATGTAGATAGGGTATTGCAGCTGTGTCTGGATATATACCTG GTACGCGAGGCCTTGGAATTCGCCTTGGAGGAAGATCTGTTTGCCAAATTACTCTTCCTGTACCGTTCGCCCGAGACGCTCATCAAGTGGACCCGTCCCAAGGAGGAGTACGTGGACGATGATGCCGACACCGACTCAATGAGCGTGCGGCGTTcagagcagctgcagcagcaccaacaacaccagcagcaacaataa